Proteins encoded by one window of Chryseobacterium foetidum:
- a CDS encoding radical SAM protein: MPVRNYTYYDYTISICPECLKRVGAKIIIEDEAVFMTKRCPDHGFFKTMIASDVEYYKNIRNYNKASEMPVHFGTDVEYGCPYDCGLCVDHEQHSCLSIVEVTDRCNLTCPTCYAMSSPHYGSHRSLEQIEAMFDTIVRNEGEPDVVQISGGEPTIHPEFFKIMDIAKTKPIKHLMLNTNGIRIANDPGFAEKLATYAPEFEIYLQFDSFKPEVLEDYRGKDLTDIRMKALAKLNELNLSTTLVIVLQKDKNIDEIGKLIDFALKQKCVRGITFQPVEVAGRNREDSAHEKITLTEVRQEILNQFPLLNGDDIIPVPCNPDALAMGYILKLEGETIPLTRYINPADLLNNETKNTIVYEQDEGLKMQLLDIFSTGISVDQVQPKVNQLLCCLPEVSAPNLDYDNLFRIIIMNFMDAHDFDVRAIKKSCVHIVNKDLKMIPFETMNLFYRDDKIKYLEELRKEDRVLF, encoded by the coding sequence GCTTTTTTAAGACGATGATCGCTTCGGATGTTGAGTACTACAAAAATATCAGAAATTACAATAAGGCCTCCGAAATGCCCGTTCATTTCGGAACCGATGTGGAATATGGCTGCCCTTACGATTGCGGATTGTGTGTCGATCATGAGCAGCACAGCTGTCTTTCGATTGTGGAGGTTACCGACCGCTGTAATCTGACGTGTCCGACCTGTTATGCGATGTCTTCGCCGCACTACGGAAGCCACAGAAGTCTGGAGCAAATCGAAGCTATGTTTGACACGATTGTGAGAAACGAGGGCGAACCCGATGTGGTGCAAATCAGTGGAGGTGAGCCCACAATTCATCCGGAATTTTTCAAAATAATGGATATTGCCAAGACCAAACCGATCAAACATTTGATGCTGAATACCAACGGAATCCGTATTGCGAATGATCCAGGTTTTGCTGAGAAACTGGCAACCTATGCTCCGGAATTTGAGATTTATCTTCAGTTTGATTCTTTTAAACCGGAAGTTCTGGAAGATTATAGAGGAAAAGATCTGACGGATATCCGCATGAAAGCTTTGGCGAAATTAAATGAGTTAAATCTTTCCACAACGCTCGTAATTGTTCTGCAAAAAGACAAAAATATCGATGAAATCGGTAAGCTGATTGATTTTGCTTTAAAACAGAAATGCGTCCGCGGAATTACCTTTCAGCCTGTTGAAGTGGCAGGAAGGAACCGTGAAGATTCTGCACATGAAAAAATTACGTTAACAGAAGTTCGTCAGGAAATATTAAATCAATTTCCACTGTTGAATGGAGATGACATTATTCCTGTTCCGTGTAATCCCGATGCTTTGGCGATGGGGTATATTTTAAAACTTGAAGGTGAAACAATTCCTTTAACAAGATACATTAATCCTGCTGATCTGCTGAATAATGAAACCAAAAATACGATTGTTTACGAACAGGATGAAGGTTTAAAAATGCAGCTTTTAGACATTTTCAGTACCGGAATTTCTGTAGATCAGGTTCAGCCTAAAGTAAATCAGTTATTGTGTTGTCTCCCGGAAGTTTCCGCTCCGAATTTAGATTATGATAATCTCTTCAGAATTATCATTATGAATTTTATGGATGCGCATGATTTTGATGTTCGTGCCATCAAAAAATCCTGTGTCCACATTGTGAATAAAGATTTAAAAATGATTCCGTTTGAGACGATGAATTTGTTTTATCGTGATGATAAAATTAAATATCTGGAGGAATTGAGAAAGGAGGATAGGGTTTTGTTTTAA
- the surE gene encoding 5'/3'-nucleotidase SurE gives MEKPLILVTNDDGITAPGIRNLVEFMNEIGEVIVVAPNSPQSGKGHAITINSTLSFEEVQLEGPQKDYSCSGTPVDCVKMALDKILPRRPDIVVSGINHGANSSINVIYSGTMSAAVEGGVEGLPSIGFSLLDFSWEADFTQAKEYIQNIVRKTLENPMPKGVVLNVNIPKLSKEEIKGVKICKQANAKWEESFDERINPHGKKYYWLTGYFNNMDESEDADETALANGFISIVPVKFDMTAYEYMNTLNEVMKFD, from the coding sequence ATGGAAAAACCACTTATTCTGGTAACCAATGATGATGGAATTACGGCTCCCGGTATCAGAAATCTTGTAGAATTTATGAACGAAATCGGAGAAGTAATCGTGGTAGCTCCCAATTCTCCCCAAAGCGGAAAAGGTCATGCGATTACCATCAACTCTACTTTGAGCTTTGAAGAAGTACAGCTTGAAGGCCCTCAAAAAGATTATTCATGCAGCGGAACCCCCGTTGACTGTGTGAAAATGGCTTTGGATAAAATTCTTCCGAGAAGACCGGATATTGTGGTTTCGGGAATTAATCACGGAGCCAATTCTTCAATCAATGTAATTTATTCCGGCACAATGTCTGCAGCTGTGGAAGGTGGTGTGGAAGGGCTTCCATCGATTGGATTCTCACTTTTGGATTTCAGTTGGGAAGCAGATTTTACGCAGGCTAAAGAATACATTCAGAATATTGTCAGAAAAACTTTGGAAAACCCTATGCCTAAAGGTGTTGTGTTGAATGTGAACATCCCAAAACTTTCGAAAGAAGAAATTAAAGGCGTGAAAATCTGCAAACAGGCCAACGCAAAATGGGAAGAAAGTTTTGACGAAAGAATCAATCCGCACGGTAAAAAATATTACTGGTTAACAGGATATTTCAACAATATGGATGAGTCTGAAGATGCTGACGAAACTGCCCTGGCAAACGGATTTATTTCAATTGTCCCTGTGAAATTTGATATGACGGCGTATGAGTATATGAATACGCTGAACGAGGTGATGAAGTTTGATTAA